TGAATATCATCCATTGTTATTTTTTAGATGATTATCAGCTTTTTATGTCAAAGAACTTCAAAAGTGTAACCTATGTTGTGCTACACAGAAAAGTGTAACCTATGTTATGCTATTTATCAATTAAATTTGAAGAGACTCCACCTAAACTTTCTATAACTTTGTACCGATGTTTACAGAAGAAGAAAAAAAATTTATCTCTTATTGGGAAGCAAACCGGCTGAGAGAGAAAAGTTGGAAACGACAAATACAAGCAGGTTTGCCTATTGGAACGACCGTTGCAGCCGCAATATTAATTACTTTTTTTAGTGGATGGTATAAATTGGCAATGATGGAAGCTACCACGGAATTAAATCCTTGGGTGTTGATATTTGCAATAATGGTGATTGCAGTAACTTTTGGCGCGTTTTACAAAAAGCAGAAATGGGAGCAACACGAACAACTATATAATGAATTGATGGCTCGAAAGAAAAAAGAGGAACAGAAATTGGAGTCAGGTTCAAAAGAGGCTTAATTATTGTAAGTTAAAAAAAGTATAATTCAGTCTGTAACGAAATGTACTTTTTTTACGTTCTAACAAAAATTAAATTTATATCTCAATGAAAAAAACACGTTTAATTCTATCGAGCATTTTGATTGTACTAGTAGCATCTATTGTTACTTCTTGTACAAAAAATAATATGTCTTCAGTAAAACAACCCCAAGATCCTTCTTTAGAGAAGCCTTTAATTGATTCTTTTATTACAGCCAAAGGTTATAATATGGTGGAAGATCCCGCTGCGACCGGCTTAATGTATGAAATTGTAAATTGGGGCGATACTACTCATAGAATTAATAATGATTCCACTTTTGCAATTGTAAAATACAAAGGTACACTAATGAATGGCACTATATTTGACTCTACGGCTACCGATACAACTAGAACATTTAATTTGACTCAACCTTTTGCTGTGCAAGCATTTCCATATTATATTTCAAAAATCGGCATTGGTGGTGAAGTGCGCTTTGTAACACCTTCTAAGTATGCTTATGGAGCCCAGGCAGTAAATGATGCAAATGGCAATGTAATTATTCCTGCAAATTCTCCTTTATATTTTGATATACAACTTGTAAATGTAAAATCTTCTGCCAATTAATAAAACC
The Arachidicoccus soli DNA segment above includes these coding regions:
- a CDS encoding FKBP-type peptidyl-prolyl cis-trans isomerase; amino-acid sequence: MKKTRLILSSILIVLVASIVTSCTKNNMSSVKQPQDPSLEKPLIDSFITAKGYNMVEDPAATGLMYEIVNWGDTTHRINNDSTFAIVKYKGTLMNGTIFDSTATDTTRTFNLTQPFAVQAFPYYISKIGIGGEVRFVTPSKYAYGAQAVNDANGNVIIPANSPLYFDIQLVNVKSSAN